The following proteins come from a genomic window of Sphaerisporangium rubeum:
- a CDS encoding NACHT domain-containing protein, with the protein MTTNQVFGDGGLSWGWAYASVAVAALSLWSGEILAGERREAPLVPQGRRGTYVRQLRDNVRAIETIGVATNPPYALQLRQVYVDVSLALKPPHDNGQSPQNAPPGERRSLESFLRGDTSPVLVVKGDPGSGKTTLVRHTAQRLSGPTRPGIRRPLPVLLYLRDHAAAVTGDQPPTLGAAAVAAGWLHGKVPASWVERRLDRGGCVVMLDGLDEVPDGVVAWVRRQIERYPRNRFIITTRSHGFHPDDLPGAEVLQVRRFTGEQISRFLHGWYYAIECRDTEATGRQVRAAARAKADDLIARLRATPALYELAANPLLLTMIANVHAYRNQLPGSRADLYAEMCEVLLHRRQEAKRLAGATGLRGPQKENVMRRLALVMTRDHVNDIPAAAAVGVIEEALRQVSPDVRPRVFLAEVVRSGLLVERGPDLYAFVHPTLQEYLTAEQIRRHPELLGLLTGNVDDPWWRETTRLWAAGADDATPVIAACIASGTVRALALALDCAEEAVAVDPRTRAELETLPADTDPGGEDDARRRLITGVKASRALRDVIVLGEGTAVCAHPVTRELWALFTKDRKASGRHIPRDDDPAPGQETDPATGMWAVDVTRFVTWLNTHFDDGTVYRLPTTAELSDPAAGLVTGVAGHTIWAHGETRPRLHRPDGVPWPYDVPPRPLRRRPAADRAATTPYLRIVVRSRALDGGVGSAGLLDLGRDGRLTPDRVERLPRMISWADAMQVRELARDLARELHVRVDGPTRDLHTDSALDHAGLTGFRPTTLDAFQLLVACRAMTRPRRSRTGEELADFDTYLRDLVCGPLKSRDTTRRPPDVLTRRALDLLHDIPGDHDEPMATAVGLAGTVHTTVTPILDRSSPYDKTTLTCARVELLAVLAVLATPAVSAQVTKAGVPAVVPRVAVTLAEAYRGLVALQERAAGRLPANEVLLLVRQ; encoded by the coding sequence GTGACGACCAACCAGGTGTTCGGCGACGGGGGGCTGAGCTGGGGATGGGCCTACGCCTCGGTCGCCGTGGCGGCGCTGAGCCTGTGGTCAGGCGAGATACTGGCGGGGGAGCGCAGGGAGGCGCCGCTGGTGCCGCAGGGCCGGCGCGGCACGTACGTGCGGCAGTTGCGGGACAACGTCCGCGCGATCGAGACAATTGGTGTGGCCACTAATCCCCCTTACGCGCTGCAATTACGGCAGGTATATGTAGACGTGAGCCTCGCTCTGAAACCGCCGCATGACAACGGACAATCTCCGCAGAACGCTCCGCCTGGCGAGCGCAGATCGCTGGAATCGTTCCTGCGCGGCGACACCAGCCCCGTCCTCGTCGTCAAAGGCGACCCCGGCTCGGGAAAGACCACCCTCGTCCGTCACACCGCGCAACGACTGAGCGGCCCCACCCGGCCCGGCATCCGCCGTCCGCTGCCGGTCCTGCTGTACCTGCGCGACCACGCCGCCGCCGTCACCGGCGACCAGCCCCCCACTCTCGGCGCCGCCGCCGTCGCCGCGGGCTGGCTCCACGGCAAGGTCCCCGCCTCCTGGGTGGAACGCCGCCTCGACCGCGGCGGCTGCGTCGTCATGCTCGACGGCCTCGACGAGGTCCCGGACGGCGTCGTGGCCTGGGTGCGGCGCCAGATCGAGCGCTACCCCCGCAACCGTTTCATCATCACGACCCGCTCCCACGGCTTCCACCCCGACGACCTGCCAGGCGCCGAGGTCCTCCAGGTCCGCAGGTTCACCGGCGAGCAGATCTCCCGCTTCCTGCACGGCTGGTACTACGCCATCGAATGCCGGGACACCGAAGCCACCGGCAGACAGGTCCGCGCCGCGGCCCGCGCCAAGGCCGACGATCTGATCGCACGCCTGCGCGCCACCCCGGCCCTGTACGAGCTGGCCGCCAACCCGCTGCTCCTCACCATGATCGCCAACGTGCACGCGTACCGGAACCAGCTCCCCGGCAGCCGCGCCGACCTGTACGCCGAGATGTGCGAGGTCCTGCTGCACCGCCGCCAGGAGGCCAAACGCCTGGCCGGCGCCACCGGCCTGCGCGGCCCGCAGAAAGAGAACGTCATGCGCCGCCTGGCCCTCGTCATGACCCGCGACCACGTCAACGACATCCCCGCGGCCGCCGCCGTCGGCGTCATCGAGGAGGCCCTGCGCCAGGTCTCCCCAGACGTACGGCCACGCGTCTTCCTGGCGGAGGTCGTCAGAAGCGGCCTGCTGGTCGAACGAGGCCCCGACCTGTACGCGTTCGTCCACCCCACGCTGCAGGAGTACCTCACCGCGGAGCAGATCCGCCGCCACCCCGAGCTCCTCGGCCTGCTCACCGGCAACGTCGACGACCCCTGGTGGCGCGAGACGACCCGACTGTGGGCCGCCGGCGCCGACGACGCCACCCCCGTCATCGCCGCCTGCATCGCCTCGGGAACCGTCCGCGCACTGGCCCTCGCGCTCGACTGCGCCGAGGAGGCCGTCGCCGTCGACCCCCGCACCAGGGCCGAGCTGGAAACCCTCCCCGCCGACACCGACCCCGGCGGCGAGGACGACGCGCGCCGCCGCCTCATCACCGGCGTCAAGGCCTCCCGCGCACTGCGCGACGTCATCGTCCTCGGCGAAGGCACCGCCGTCTGCGCGCACCCCGTGACCCGCGAGCTATGGGCCCTGTTCACCAAGGACCGCAAGGCGTCCGGCAGGCACATCCCCCGGGACGACGATCCCGCGCCTGGCCAGGAGACCGACCCCGCCACCGGCATGTGGGCCGTGGACGTGACCCGTTTCGTCACCTGGCTCAACACCCACTTCGACGACGGCACCGTCTACCGCCTCCCCACCACCGCCGAACTGTCCGACCCCGCCGCCGGCCTCGTCACCGGCGTGGCGGGCCACACCATCTGGGCCCACGGCGAGACCCGACCCCGCCTGCACCGGCCCGACGGAGTCCCCTGGCCGTACGACGTCCCCCCACGACCCCTGCGCCGCCGGCCCGCCGCCGACCGCGCCGCCACCACCCCGTACCTGCGCATCGTGGTCCGCAGCCGCGCTCTGGACGGCGGCGTCGGCTCCGCCGGCCTCCTCGACCTCGGCCGGGACGGCCGCCTCACCCCCGACCGCGTGGAACGATTACCCCGCATGATCTCCTGGGCCGACGCCATGCAGGTACGCGAACTGGCCCGCGACCTCGCACGCGAACTCCACGTCCGCGTCGACGGCCCCACCAGGGACCTCCACACCGACTCGGCCCTCGACCACGCCGGCCTCACCGGCTTCCGTCCCACCACCCTCGACGCCTTCCAGCTCCTCGTGGCCTGCCGCGCCATGACCCGGCCCCGCAGATCACGCACCGGCGAGGAACTGGCCGACTTCGACACCTACCTCAGAGACCTGGTCTGCGGCCCCCTGAAGTCCCGCGACACCACGCGCAGACCCCCCGACGTCCTGACCCGCCGCGCACTCGACCTGCTGCACGACATCCCCGGCGACCACGACGAACCCATGGCCACAGCGGTCGGCCTGGCCGGCACCGTCCACACGACCGTCACCCCGATCCTGGACCGCTCGTCCCCCTACGACAAGACGACCCTGACCTGCGCACGCGTCGAACTCCTCGCCGTACTGGCCGTCCTCGCCACCCCGGCCGTGTCCGCACAGGTCACCAAGGCAGGCGTACCCGCCGTCGTCCCGAGGGTCGCCGTGACCCTGGCCGAGGCGTACCGCGGCCTGGTGGCCCTCCAAGAACGAGCCGCAGGCCGCCTCCCGGCGAACGAGGTCCTCCTCCTCGTCCGCCAGTGA
- a CDS encoding acetate--CoA ligase family protein, with protein MNLARLLRPRSVAVVGASTRPGSYGNLAVANLVTAGFPGPVFGVHPTAAEVHGVPCVPRIADLPLAPDAAVIATPAATVPGLVAEAGARGCGGAVVFAAGFAETSTPGGVRLQEELVAAAARYDMPVCGPNGNGIVAVAARAPLWGDAYVTRRPGGVALVSQSGNVAVNALLSARGLRLHTVVSCGNQAVAGAADYLAALAASDGVRAVGLYLEDAGDGRRLAEALAACADRGVGVAVLQGGSSALGAASAAAHTGAVAGDARVLRALVEEAGGAWAHNPHELLELAKTLACAAPPGPTGIAGSGTPAWGRPPESEREAPVVDQVPEAEHGVRVTGQVPGAERGVAVSERRGPEVGVLVVTCSGGDAAVAADEAARHGVPLATLSEATRVALQNLLPETATPGNPLDYTAVIFGDAARTAALITVAAGDPSVGPVLVCHDRPASVPEGAAAEWDGALEGIISAAEALPGRLVVASTLPELMPEEVAERLTGHGAAPVAGLTEGVRCAGALLRRTAGGERLREIAAAATRAGSAAGSRPAEHEAKALARSYGIPVPAGRTARTPDEAVAVAAALGVPVAVKLSGPDIGHKADIGAVVLDVRRPEDVRAAADRLLGLPVEGMLLVEEMAPPGVEMMVAVRRDGVVPVLVVAMGGTWVEVLDDTVLLPLPVTPEQVVAAVRRLRGAALLNGGRGRPPVPLAAFAALATRAAALAREEDLALLEFNPVIVGPGGTTAVDAVVARVGA; from the coding sequence GTGAATCTCGCACGTCTGCTTCGGCCGCGGTCGGTGGCGGTGGTCGGGGCCTCCACACGGCCCGGGTCGTACGGGAACCTCGCGGTGGCCAACCTGGTGACGGCCGGGTTCCCCGGGCCGGTGTTCGGGGTGCATCCCACCGCGGCCGAGGTGCACGGGGTGCCGTGCGTGCCGCGGATCGCGGACCTGCCTCTCGCACCGGACGCCGCCGTCATCGCCACACCCGCCGCCACCGTGCCGGGGCTGGTGGCGGAGGCCGGTGCGCGTGGGTGCGGCGGCGCGGTGGTGTTCGCGGCCGGCTTCGCCGAGACGTCCACCCCGGGAGGGGTCCGGCTGCAGGAGGAGCTGGTCGCGGCGGCGGCGCGGTACGACATGCCGGTGTGCGGGCCGAACGGGAACGGGATCGTGGCGGTCGCGGCGCGTGCGCCGCTGTGGGGGGACGCGTACGTGACGCGGCGGCCAGGTGGGGTGGCCCTGGTGTCGCAGAGCGGGAACGTCGCGGTGAACGCGCTGCTCAGTGCTCGTGGGTTGCGGCTGCACACTGTCGTGTCGTGCGGGAACCAGGCGGTGGCCGGCGCCGCGGACTATCTGGCGGCGCTCGCCGCCAGTGACGGGGTACGGGCCGTGGGGCTGTACCTGGAGGACGCCGGGGACGGGAGGCGGCTGGCGGAGGCGCTGGCCGCGTGTGCCGATCGGGGGGTCGGGGTCGCTGTCCTCCAAGGCGGCAGCAGTGCGCTCGGGGCCGCTTCGGCGGCGGCTCATACCGGTGCGGTGGCGGGGGACGCGCGGGTGCTGCGCGCTCTGGTCGAGGAGGCGGGGGGTGCGTGGGCTCACAATCCTCATGAGCTGCTCGAACTCGCCAAGACCCTTGCCTGCGCCGCGCCTCCTGGACCGACGGGGATCGCGGGGTCCGGAACGCCGGCGTGGGGCCGGCCGCCTGAGTCCGAACGGGAGGCACCAGTCGTCGATCAGGTACCGGAGGCCGAGCACGGGGTGCGGGTCACCGGACAGGTGCCGGGGGCCGAGCGCGGGGTGGCGGTGAGTGAACGGCGGGGGCCGGAGGTGGGGGTGCTTGTCGTCACGTGTTCCGGCGGGGACGCGGCGGTGGCGGCAGACGAGGCGGCGCGGCATGGGGTGCCATTGGCGACGTTGAGTGAGGCGACCAGGGTGGCGCTCCAGAACTTGTTGCCGGAGACCGCGACGCCGGGGAATCCGCTGGACTACACGGCTGTGATCTTCGGGGACGCGGCGCGGACGGCGGCGCTCATCACGGTCGCCGCCGGCGACCCGTCCGTGGGGCCGGTCCTGGTCTGTCACGACCGGCCGGCCAGTGTGCCGGAGGGGGCCGCCGCCGAGTGGGACGGGGCCTTGGAAGGGATCATCTCGGCGGCGGAAGCACTGCCTGGACGGCTTGTGGTCGCGTCCACCCTCCCCGAGCTCATGCCGGAGGAGGTCGCGGAACGCCTGACCGGTCACGGTGCCGCGCCGGTCGCCGGGCTCACCGAGGGGGTCCGCTGCGCCGGAGCGCTGCTGCGCCGTACCGCCGGCGGTGAACGGCTGCGGGAGATCGCCGCGGCGGCCACCCGTGCGGGGTCCGCCGCGGGGTCGCGGCCGGCCGAGCATGAGGCGAAGGCGCTGGCCAGGTCGTACGGCATTCCTGTGCCGGCCGGACGTACGGCGCGCACGCCGGACGAGGCCGTGGCGGTCGCGGCGGCCCTCGGTGTGCCGGTGGCGGTCAAGCTCAGCGGCCCGGACATCGGTCACAAGGCCGACATCGGGGCCGTCGTGCTCGACGTCCGCCGTCCTGAGGACGTACGGGCCGCCGCCGACCGCCTGCTCGGCCTTCCGGTGGAAGGGATGCTGCTCGTGGAGGAGATGGCGCCGCCGGGGGTGGAGATGATGGTGGCCGTGCGGCGGGACGGGGTCGTGCCAGTGCTGGTGGTGGCGATGGGTGGCACCTGGGTGGAGGTGCTGGACGACACGGTGCTGCTTCCGCTACCCGTCACACCGGAACAGGTCGTGGCAGCGGTAAGGCGGCTGCGGGGGGCCGCGCTGCTCAACGGTGGACGGGGCCGGCCGCCGGTACCGCTCGCTGCCTTCGCGGCGCTCGCGACCCGCGCCGCCGCGCTCGCTCGTGAGGAGGACCTGGCGCTGCTGGAGTTCAATCCGGTCATCGTGGGGCCCGGCGGCACGACGGCCGTGGACGCGGTGGTCGCTCGGGTCGGCGCGTGA